Proteins co-encoded in one Gehongia tenuis genomic window:
- a CDS encoding type II secretion system protein yields the protein MNKKGYTLVEAIVAIAVAGIFCLCAAMVITPILNSYRRIAATSDGQLIAGNVLDAIRNKAAYATALNASSSGEAIDLGNGIIAVSEEGYLVVNDELQFARSYYNGKTLGMTVEQAGQDRVDVTVSVRDWDREIYTVTATVAPLRNVLTRTYSIYEPEGMRQAAQEVVKGYEGTGWGANDKSFYELYNQVYGGSFPEYSLDNILSAEKRQAMLDEFYATHGSSDPGRFRYESMVHNAHYLVPFITKDTLVPLIYVTDMPKNATHTRVTMLYYNFTWYYPVKDWGYFLPGFNGLTDEEIAAKLSDTTQWIPVSQLR from the coding sequence ATGAACAAAAAGGGATACACGCTGGTGGAGGCCATCGTGGCCATTGCGGTGGCGGGCATTTTCTGCCTCTGCGCGGCCATGGTGATCACCCCCATTCTGAACAGTTACCGGCGGATTGCGGCCACGTCCGACGGACAGCTCATTGCGGGCAATGTGCTGGACGCCATCCGGAACAAGGCCGCCTACGCCACGGCCCTCAACGCCTCTAGTTCCGGGGAGGCCATCGATCTTGGAAACGGCATCATCGCTGTGTCGGAGGAGGGCTATCTTGTCGTCAACGATGAACTCCAGTTTGCCCGTTCTTATTACAACGGCAAAACCCTTGGCATGACCGTGGAACAGGCGGGGCAGGACCGCGTGGATGTGACGGTGTCGGTTCGGGACTGGGATCGGGAGATCTATACCGTGACGGCCACGGTGGCGCCTCTTCGCAATGTGCTCACCCGCACCTACAGCATCTATGAACCGGAAGGCATGCGCCAAGCGGCCCAGGAGGTGGTCAAGGGCTATGAAGGAACGGGTTGGGGCGCCAATGATAAATCCTTCTATGAGCTCTATAACCAGGTGTACGGCGGCAGCTTCCCCGAATACTCCCTGGATAACATCCTGTCCGCTGAGAAGCGTCAGGCCATGCTGGATGAATTCTATGCCACCCACGGCTCCAGCGATCCCGGACGATTCCGCTATGAATCCATGGTGCATAACGCGCACTACCTCGTTCCATTTATCACCAAGGATACGCTGGTGCCGCTGATCTACGTTACCGATATGCCCAAGAATGCCACCCACACCCGGGTAACCATGCTTTATTATAACTTCACCTGGTATTATCCGGTGAAGGACTGGGGTTATTTTCTGCCGGGCTTCAACGGACTCACCGACGAAGAGATCGCTGCAAAGCTGTCGGATACCACGCAGTGGATTCCCGTCTCTCAATTGCGCTGA
- the tgt gene encoding tRNA guanosine(34) transglycosylase Tgt — MFQYELLYQSKESAARLGRFHTPHGVIETPMFMPVGTQATVKTLTPDDLLALDAQIILANTYHLYMRPGHELVREGGGLHKFMNWPRPILTDSGGFQVFSLARLRDITDDGVSFRSHISGSKHFISPEKAIDIENALGADIIMAFDVCSPYPCEREQVESAMRRTHAWAKRCKAHHKREDQALFGIVQGGLYPDLRVESAKTIADLDFPGVGIGGLSVGEPKELMYESIETIMPYLPTDRPRYLMGVGSPDALIEGVFRGIDLFDCVLPTRIARNGTLMTSHGRMVIKNQRYERDFTPVDEECDCYLCKNFTRAYLRHLFKAEEILGARLASYHNLHFLLNLMRQVREAVREERLTEFRQAFFAKYGYLDNHRNF; from the coding sequence ATGTTTCAGTACGAACTTTTATATCAGTCCAAGGAAAGCGCGGCCCGTCTGGGCCGCTTTCATACGCCCCACGGAGTCATTGAGACCCCCATGTTCATGCCGGTGGGCACACAGGCGACCGTGAAAACGCTGACGCCCGATGATCTTCTGGCGCTGGACGCACAGATCATCCTTGCCAACACCTACCACCTTTACATGCGGCCCGGCCACGAGCTGGTGCGGGAGGGGGGAGGACTGCATAAATTCATGAACTGGCCCCGTCCCATCCTGACGGACAGCGGCGGCTTTCAGGTTTTCAGTCTGGCCAGGCTCCGGGACATCACCGACGACGGGGTGAGCTTCCGTTCCCACATCAGCGGGTCCAAGCATTTTATCTCTCCGGAAAAGGCTATCGATATCGAGAACGCATTGGGCGCGGACATCATCATGGCTTTTGATGTGTGCTCGCCCTACCCCTGCGAGCGGGAGCAGGTGGAGTCGGCCATGCGCCGCACCCACGCCTGGGCCAAGCGCTGCAAGGCCCATCATAAGCGGGAGGATCAGGCCCTTTTCGGCATTGTGCAGGGCGGACTTTACCCCGATCTACGGGTGGAATCGGCGAAGACCATTGCGGACCTCGACTTTCCCGGCGTCGGCATCGGCGGACTCAGCGTGGGGGAACCGAAGGAGCTCATGTATGAGAGCATTGAGACCATCATGCCCTATCTTCCCACCGACCGGCCCCGGTATCTGATGGGAGTGGGCAGCCCCGACGCCCTGATTGAAGGAGTTTTTCGGGGAATCGACCTGTTCGACTGCGTGCTGCCCACCAGGATCGCCAGAAATGGCACGCTGATGACCTCCCATGGCCGCATGGTCATCAAAAACCAGCGGTACGAGAGGGACTTTACGCCGGTGGATGAGGAATGTGACTGCTATCTATGCAAAAACTTTACGCGGGCGTATCTGCGCCACCTGTTTAAAGCGGAGGAGATTTTGGGCGCCCGTCTCGCCTCCTACCACAACCTTCACTTCCTGCTGAATCTCATGCGCCAGGTGCGGGAAGCGGTTCGGGAGGAGCGGCTTACCGAGTTCCGTCAGGCGTTCTTCGCAAAGTATGGCTATTTGGACAATCATCGAAACTTTTAG
- the yajC gene encoding preprotein translocase subunit YajC — MGTEAGGGSLVSMLIMIGLMIVLFYFMLIRPQNKRQKQVRNMLDNLAVGDRVMTIGRIYGRITKINDNVITLEVGPDKVALVIDREGIAKVEDSEVENDMKDAPPVDDK; from the coding sequence ATGGGAACTGAAGCAGGAGGCGGCAGCCTCGTATCCATGCTTATTATGATCGGCCTTATGATCGTCTTGTTCTACTTCATGCTGATTCGTCCGCAGAACAAGCGTCAAAAGCAGGTTCGCAATATGCTGGACAACCTGGCCGTGGGCGACCGCGTGATGACCATTGGACGCATCTATGGCCGCATCACCAAGATCAACGACAACGTAATTACGCTTGAAGTTGGTCCGGACAAGGTGGCGCTCGTGATTGACCGGGAAGGTATTGCCAAGGTCGAGGACTCCGAGGTGGAGAACGACATGAAGGATGCGCCTCCCGTGGACGACAAGTAA
- a CDS encoding TIGR04086 family membrane protein — MRSVKVVRQKTEASSHTNLIVPVLRGFLVAAVISLIGVLVFALVIKAARMDESVIPAVNQGLKILSVLIGGFISVRDGAMGWIKGGLTGLVYGIVGLVVFAAFSGQSVLQLSSLTELLILCFGGAVGGVIGANLKKK, encoded by the coding sequence ATGCGTTCAGTGAAAGTTGTTCGTCAAAAGACGGAAGCATCGTCCCATACGAATCTGATTGTTCCGGTGCTCCGCGGTTTTCTCGTTGCGGCCGTGATTTCGCTCATCGGCGTGCTCGTCTTCGCGCTGGTGATCAAGGCGGCCAGGATGGATGAAAGCGTGATTCCCGCGGTCAATCAGGGGCTCAAGATTTTGAGCGTATTGATCGGCGGCTTTATCAGCGTGAGGGATGGAGCCATGGGATGGATCAAAGGCGGTTTGACGGGTCTTGTATACGGTATAGTGGGCCTTGTCGTGTTTGCCGCTTTTTCAGGGCAAAGCGTCCTTCAGCTTTCCTCGCTGACCGAACTGCTTATTCTTTGCTTCGGCGGCGCGGTGGGCGGCGTGATCGGCGCAAACCTGAAGAAAAAATAA
- the scfA gene encoding six-cysteine ranthipeptide SCIFF: MKHISVVQKPCLKETLSKGGCGECQASCQSACKTSCTVANQNCENRR, from the coding sequence ATGAAACATATTTCTGTTGTGCAAAAGCCCTGCCTGAAGGAAACGCTGTCCAAGGGCGGCTGCGGCGAGTGCCAGGCTTCCTGCCAGTCCGCTTGCAAAACGAGCTGCACGGTGGCCAACCAGAACTGCGAAAACCGCAGATAA
- the scfB gene encoding thioether cross-link-forming SCIFF peptide maturase produces MVHAFTCLDHHFVMDVESGGVYKVDEIAYEVIRRFEEKSEAEILDVLSDRFDPKDVEAAYGEISQLKAEGILFSEADPRVAALSGQALNPGGVVKSLCLNVAHDCNLRCTYCFADTGEFMGKRELMSEETGRRALEFLMEHSGGRKHLEVDFFGGEPLMNFDVVKKLVAYGRELEKRYDKVIRFTITTNCLLLNDEVIDFLNREMHNIVLSLDGRPEVHDRLRKTVSGESSSTWVLENAKKLAKARGDGQYYIRGTFTRHNLDFAKDVAFLRDQGFEQLSLEPVVTKDEELEIREADLPVVMAEYDKLARSYYEARRKPETWYNFFHFMVDLSQGPCLMKRLSGCGAGSEYMAVAPSGDVYPCHQFVGEPDFVIGSVHDGSVNREMQKRFAQNHVINKPECGECWARYYCSGGCPANAWQFHQDLKQPYKLGCEMEKKRLECAIAIYALEHDKEA; encoded by the coding sequence ATGGTACACGCGTTTACTTGCCTGGATCATCACTTTGTGATGGATGTGGAGTCGGGCGGCGTCTACAAAGTGGATGAGATCGCCTATGAAGTGATCCGGCGTTTTGAAGAAAAGAGCGAAGCGGAAATTTTGGATGTCCTTTCGGATCGCTTCGATCCGAAGGATGTGGAAGCGGCTTACGGGGAGATTTCACAGCTGAAGGCGGAGGGGATTCTCTTTTCCGAGGCGGACCCAAGGGTCGCCGCCCTTTCGGGACAGGCTTTAAACCCCGGAGGCGTGGTTAAATCCCTTTGCCTCAATGTGGCCCATGACTGCAATCTTCGCTGCACCTACTGCTTTGCCGATACGGGAGAATTCATGGGCAAACGGGAGCTGATGAGCGAGGAGACCGGCCGGAGAGCCCTTGAATTTTTGATGGAGCACAGTGGGGGCCGCAAACATCTGGAAGTGGATTTCTTTGGCGGCGAGCCGCTGATGAATTTCGATGTGGTGAAAAAGCTGGTGGCCTATGGCCGGGAGCTGGAGAAGCGATACGACAAGGTGATCCGCTTTACCATCACCACCAACTGTCTGCTTTTAAACGATGAGGTTATCGATTTCCTGAACCGGGAGATGCACAACATCGTGCTCAGCCTGGACGGCAGGCCGGAGGTGCATGACCGCCTGCGAAAAACCGTGTCCGGCGAATCCTCCAGCACCTGGGTGCTGGAGAACGCGAAGAAGCTGGCGAAGGCCAGGGGGGACGGGCAGTATTATATCCGCGGCACCTTCACCCGCCATAACCTTGATTTTGCAAAGGACGTGGCTTTTCTTCGGGACCAGGGTTTTGAGCAGCTTTCCTTGGAACCGGTGGTTACGAAGGATGAGGAGCTGGAGATCCGGGAAGCGGATCTGCCCGTGGTCATGGCCGAATATGACAAACTGGCCCGCAGCTACTATGAGGCCCGCAGAAAGCCGGAAACCTGGTACAACTTCTTCCACTTCATGGTGGACCTTTCCCAGGGTCCCTGCCTCATGAAGCGCCTGTCCGGCTGCGGCGCCGGCAGTGAATACATGGCTGTGGCCCCTTCCGGAGACGTCTACCCCTGCCATCAGTTCGTGGGGGAGCCGGACTTTGTGATCGGCAGCGTTCATGACGGCTCTGTAAACCGGGAGATGCAGAAGCGTTTTGCCCAAAACCATGTGATCAATAAGCCTGAATGCGGCGAGTGCTGGGCACGCTATTACTGCAGCGGCGGCTGTCCGGCCAATGCCTGGCAGTTTCATCAGGATCTCAAACAGCCCTACAAACTGGGCTGCGAAATGGAAAAAAAGCGCCTGGAATGCGCGATTGCCATCTACGCGCTGGAACACGATAAGGAGGCATAA
- a CDS encoding gamma carbonic anhydrase family protein, whose product MENTIKTGDNVYVHHSAVLMGSVTLGDSVNIWPSAVLRGDLQPITVGEMTNIQEHVTIHVDYEAPTKIGSHVTIGHGAIVHGCTIKDNALIGMGAIIMDGAIIGKNCIVGAGALVPQNTVVQDGSVVVGNPARVVRPVKPEEIQGIEESARNYYQQAMIEMATEAEGID is encoded by the coding sequence ATGGAAAACACGATTAAAACCGGAGACAACGTCTACGTACATCATTCTGCTGTCCTCATGGGCAGCGTGACTTTGGGGGACAGCGTGAATATCTGGCCTTCGGCGGTTCTCCGCGGCGATTTGCAGCCCATCACAGTGGGCGAGATGACCAACATTCAAGAGCACGTGACCATTCACGTGGACTATGAAGCCCCCACGAAGATTGGCAGTCATGTGACCATCGGCCATGGCGCCATCGTTCATGGCTGCACCATCAAGGACAACGCGCTCATTGGCATGGGCGCCATCATCATGGACGGCGCTATCATCGGCAAAAACTGCATCGTGGGCGCCGGTGCTTTGGTGCCCCAGAACACTGTCGTGCAGGATGGCAGCGTGGTGGTGGGCAATCCCGCCAGGGTGGTTCGTCCCGTAAAGCCCGAGGAGATCCAGGGAATTGAGGAATCCGCCAGGAATTATTACCAGCAGGCTATGATCGAGATGGCTACGGAAGCTGAGGGTATTGACTAA
- the secD gene encoding protein translocase subunit SecD produces MNKKSLVKLLIIFVLLIGLGYLAICGAQVGKYILKPLTDAIPKGLDLTGGVSALYQAVDPDQEDFESKMQSVSAVLRNRLDANGFLEATISRQGTDRIRVEIPNVNDPDELLSIIGKPAKLEFVDPNGEVLMDGSMVKTAQAAMGNGNTYVVAFELNEEGTDIFARATQEFLNQVIKINLDGTTISAPTVNSVIASGTGQIEGSFTASQAQQLASLIQSGALPLDLNQLEVRTISATLGDEAMSSSMVAGIIAIAFIFVFMIAVYRLPGLIGGVAMLWFSLLYLFFMAVIPGVQLTLPGVAGVVLSIGMAVDANVIIFERMKEELYMGKTLRGSVNSGFHKAFSAILDGNITTIIAGVVILFFGTGTIKGFAISLIIGICVSMFTAIVFTRYMLTLVMDLNVRNKRLYGLRGADK; encoded by the coding sequence ATGAACAAAAAAAGCTTGGTCAAGCTTTTGATCATCTTTGTTTTGTTGATCGGTTTGGGTTACCTTGCCATTTGCGGAGCCCAGGTTGGCAAGTATATTCTCAAACCTTTGACGGACGCAATTCCCAAGGGCCTGGACCTGACCGGCGGTGTGTCGGCTTTATACCAGGCGGTGGATCCTGATCAAGAGGACTTTGAATCCAAGATGCAAAGCGTCAGCGCGGTTTTGAGAAATCGTCTGGATGCGAACGGATTCCTGGAAGCAACCATTTCCCGGCAGGGTACGGACCGCATTCGGGTGGAGATCCCGAACGTGAACGATCCGGATGAGCTTCTCAGCATTATCGGCAAGCCGGCAAAGCTGGAGTTCGTGGACCCGAACGGCGAAGTGCTTATGGACGGCAGCATGGTTAAAACCGCGCAGGCCGCCATGGGCAACGGCAACACCTATGTGGTAGCTTTCGAACTGAACGAGGAGGGCACGGACATCTTTGCCAGAGCCACCCAGGAGTTCTTGAACCAGGTGATCAAAATCAACCTGGACGGAACCACCATTTCGGCGCCCACGGTTAATTCGGTTATTGCCAGCGGCACCGGTCAGATCGAGGGCAGCTTTACGGCCTCTCAGGCACAGCAGCTGGCGTCCCTCATCCAGTCCGGCGCACTGCCCCTTGACCTCAACCAGCTGGAGGTGCGCACCATCAGCGCGACGCTGGGTGATGAGGCCATGTCCTCAAGCATGGTCGCGGGCATCATTGCAATCGCCTTTATCTTTGTGTTTATGATTGCGGTCTATCGCCTGCCCGGCCTGATCGGCGGCGTGGCCATGCTGTGGTTCTCACTGCTCTATCTGTTCTTCATGGCGGTCATTCCCGGCGTCCAGCTCACCCTGCCCGGCGTGGCCGGCGTGGTGCTGTCCATCGGTATGGCGGTGGATGCCAACGTGATTATCTTTGAGCGTATGAAGGAAGAGCTCTATATGGGCAAAACGCTGCGCGGTTCGGTTAATTCCGGTTTCCACAAAGCCTTCTCCGCCATTTTGGACGGCAACATCACCACCATTATCGCCGGTGTGGTGATTCTGTTCTTTGGAACCGGTACCATTAAAGGATTTGCCATCTCGCTGATCATCGGCATTTGTGTATCCATGTT